The Methanolacinia petrolearia DSM 11571 genome has a segment encoding these proteins:
- a CDS encoding CBS domain-containing protein, translating to MLVRDYMVEDVVSVETPGNRDDVLRILKRTGISGVPVTKDSELVGIITRKDMLRKAEETQLSLLMTSDPVTIGPDATIQEAATIMDRYNFRRLPVVDEGRLAGIISIADLITCVAQMKFRDEIKDKFTSQTFALWEETPLPLVGRIMEISGFDAIPILNSEYKLTGIISERDLIKHAMIEDSVEVSDLSNGTDDDEWTWESIRDMHTISFGISKVQLPDKPVKEAMITEVVAVPQNAEVSECALKMKRSRVDQLPVINGDRRMVSILFDRKLIRSLCKDK from the coding sequence ATGCTGGTCCGCGACTACATGGTCGAGGACGTGGTTTCGGTTGAGACACCGGGAAACAGGGATGATGTTCTCAGGATTCTCAAGAGGACGGGGATCAGCGGAGTTCCTGTAACAAAGGACAGCGAACTGGTAGGGATTATTACCCGCAAAGATATGTTGCGCAAGGCCGAGGAGACACAACTCAGCCTTCTGATGACATCCGATCCTGTTACGATCGGTCCCGATGCGACCATACAGGAAGCAGCGACCATAATGGATAGATACAATTTCAGGAGACTTCCGGTGGTCGATGAAGGGAGGCTTGCAGGAATAATCAGTATCGCCGATCTCATCACCTGTGTCGCCCAGATGAAGTTCAGGGACGAGATCAAGGACAAATTTACCAGCCAGACATTTGCTCTCTGGGAAGAGACGCCTCTTCCGCTCGTCGGAAGGATAATGGAGATATCGGGATTCGATGCAATTCCTATCCTCAATTCGGAGTACAAGCTTACCGGTATAATCTCCGAGAGGGACCTGATAAAGCATGCAATGATCGAGGACAGCGTCGAGGTTAGCGATCTCTCGAACGGAACCGACGATGACGAATGGACGTGGGAGAGCATCCGCGACATGCACACAATCTCTTTCGGCATCTCGAAGGTCCAGCTCCCCGATAAGCCTGTAAAGGAGGCGATGATCACCGAGGTCGTCGCTGTTCCGCAGAATGCCGAAGTCAGCGAATGTGCCTTAAAGATGAAAAGATCGAGGGTGGACCAGCTTCCGGTGATCAACGGCGATCGTCGTATGGTCTCGATCCTCTTCGACAGGAAACTGATAAGGTCGCTTTGCAAAGATAAATAG